From Methanococcus maripaludis, the proteins below share one genomic window:
- a CDS encoding flavodoxin family protein, translating to MKVLLVNGSPNKKGCTYTALKEIEKTLKGENIDTELYWIGLKPISGCTACKACAKTGRCAVNNIVNDFLDIAKDSDGFIFGSPVHYASTSGSIKSFMDCAFYTDLLSGGKSFYLKPAAAVVSARRAGTTAAFDQLNKYFTHSEMPIISSRYWNMVHGAKPEDVEKDLEGLQTMRVLAKNMAWFLKCKEAGIKAGVEFPLHEERISTNFIRD from the coding sequence ATGAAGGTGCTGCTAGTAAATGGAAGTCCAAATAAGAAAGGCTGTACTTATACTGCCCTCAAAGAAATCGAAAAGACATTAAAGGGGGAAAATATCGACACAGAACTTTATTGGATTGGATTAAAACCTATTAGTGGATGTACTGCATGTAAAGCCTGTGCTAAGACAGGACGTTGTGCAGTTAACAATATTGTAAACGATTTTTTAGATATTGCTAAAGATTCAGATGGATTTATCTTTGGTTCTCCAGTTCACTATGCATCCACAAGCGGTTCTATTAAATCATTCATGGATTGTGCATTTTATACGGATTTACTAAGTGGTGGGAAATCTTTTTACCTAAAACCTGCTGCAGCAGTAGTTTCTGCAAGAAGGGCGGGAACAACAGCTGCATTTGATCAACTCAATAAATATTTTACCCATTCAGAAATGCCCATAATTTCATCTAGGTACTGGAACATGGTTCATGGTGCAAAACCAGAAGATGTAGAAAAAGATCTGGAAGGATTACAGACAATGCGAGTACTTGCAAAGAATATGGCATGGTTCTTGAAGTGTAAAGAAGCAGGCATTAAGGCAGGTGTAGAGTTTCCCCTGCATGAAGAGAGAATCTCAACAAATTTCATTCGAGACTAA
- a CDS encoding cyclophilin-like fold protein, translating to MATVSNKQSLLVLFSVLLVAIFAENYSSIELINEEHIGEEVMDKENSIREIKNGTRINMHINNKTIPGILNDGKPAKELIDRLPYTIHASKYDFDICGVMDKPLSFNDEDLVPGWKNGDIDFTTQGNYFTILYDNEENCYGEFVNLGVIDCDPSIITEINGSFDILIELAD from the coding sequence ATGGCGACAGTATCAAATAAACAGAGTTTATTGGTATTATTCAGTGTTCTTTTAGTGGCGATATTTGCAGAGAACTATTCAAGTATTGAATTAATTAATGAAGAACATATTGGTGAGGAAGTTATGGATAAAGAAAATTCAATCCGTGAAATTAAGAATGGAACAAGAATTAATATGCATATCAATAATAAAACCATTCCAGGAATATTAAATGACGGTAAACCTGCTAAAGAACTTATTGATAGGCTACCGTACACGATCCATGCCAGTAAATACGATTTTGACATCTGCGGTGTAATGGATAAACCATTATCCTTTAATGATGAAGATTTAGTTCCAGGCTGGAAGAATGGAGATATAGATTTTACTACTCAAGGAAATTATTTCACCATTTTGTATGATAATGAAGAAAATTGTTATGGCGAATTTGTGAATTTAGGGGTTATTGATTGTGACCCTTCAATTATTACAGAAATAAATGGTAGCTTCGATATATTGATTGAACTAGCCGATTAA
- a CDS encoding aldo/keto reductase — protein sequence MDYRKLPHGNEKVSTIGIGSGSLKETTSKEIEDIVTYGMEKGVNLIDTVMYDTTAAEPINNALKGHREDMLMQIHLGVWYPKGTYSRTRVPRNVKKGFEQELKKYSTNYADIGLISYVDLVRDFEKIMSNGIFDYAKKLKQDGTIRYLGISSHSEEICKLFIETGEIDVIMFSTNAAYDFKPSWGKLNLKNERMELYQECEKQGVALTVMKAYGGGQLLNEKTSPFNHAMTVPQCIQYALDRPGVVSCISGVSSRADLDEALKYYSTSEKDRDYSFIASLPHRDIMGTCIYCNHCQPCPSGIDIGIVNKYLDLAKAGDELAKDHYLKLSKNANDCTNCGVCEKNCPFHVDIRGRLLKAKNYFDKTNSVKK from the coding sequence ATGGACTACAGAAAATTACCGCATGGCAATGAAAAGGTCAGTACTATCGGCATTGGATCAGGAAGCTTGAAAGAAACAACGTCAAAAGAAATTGAAGATATCGTCACTTACGGCATGGAAAAAGGCGTAAATCTGATCGATACGGTCATGTATGATACCACTGCAGCAGAACCAATTAATAATGCATTGAAAGGACATCGGGAAGATATGCTCATGCAGATACATCTTGGTGTCTGGTATCCTAAAGGAACATATTCAAGGACAAGAGTTCCAAGGAACGTTAAAAAGGGTTTTGAGCAGGAATTAAAAAAATACAGTACTAATTATGCCGATATTGGCCTCATCAGCTATGTTGATCTGGTAAGAGACTTTGAAAAAATCATGTCAAACGGCATTTTTGATTATGCTAAAAAGCTAAAGCAGGACGGAACTATTCGATATCTGGGGATTTCGTCACATTCTGAAGAGATATGTAAATTATTTATCGAAACTGGCGAAATTGATGTTATAATGTTCAGTACAAACGCTGCATATGATTTTAAACCCTCATGGGGTAAATTAAACTTAAAAAATGAACGTATGGAGCTTTATCAAGAATGTGAAAAACAAGGTGTGGCACTCACGGTTATGAAGGCTTATGGTGGTGGACAGCTCTTAAACGAAAAAACATCACCATTTAATCATGCCATGACGGTTCCCCAGTGTATACAGTATGCACTGGATCGTCCAGGGGTAGTTTCATGTATTTCAGGAGTAAGTTCAAGAGCAGATCTGGATGAAGCCCTTAAATATTATTCTACTTCTGAAAAAGATCGAGATTACTCGTTTATAGCAAGCCTGCCGCACCGAGACATCATGGGTACCTGCATTTACTGTAACCACTGCCAACCATGCCCTTCTGGAATCGATATTGGTATTGTAAACAAATATCTTGATCTTGCAAAAGCAGGTGACGAGCTTGCAAAAGATCACTACTTGAAATTAAGCAAAAACGCAAATGACTGCACTAATTGCGGTGTTTGTGAAAAGAACTGTCCATTCCATGTAGATATCCGCGGTAGACTGCTAAAAGCAAAAAACTATTTTGATAAAACAAATTCTGTAAAAAAATGA